Proteins co-encoded in one Theileria equi strain WA chromosome 3, complete sequence genomic window:
- a CDS encoding glutaredoxin domain-containing protein (encoded by transcript BEWA_004460A): protein MRIGRLLTSLGGRRINSRYLCTFSDKLFRQTARCDYGRTISAQIQGAGMTQRRFSTDVDAEIEERLRKTIEAEKLLIFIKGTPEEPQCQYSAKLIGILNNYKLNDYAYINVFSHEALRRCVKKISDWPTFPQVYVNGRLIGGSDIVEELHSTGELKKLFESGE, encoded by the exons ATGAGGATAGGAAGACTCTTGACGAGTCTCGGAGGCAGACGAATAAATTCGCGCTACCTTTGCACATTTTCTGACAAACTGTTTCGTCAAACTGCAAGGTGTGACTATGGGAGGACGATTTCAGCCCAGATACAGGGCGCAGGCATGACGCAGAGGCGTTTCTCGACAGACGTTGACGCT GAGATAGAGGAGAGGCTGCGCAAGACGATCGAGGCTGAAAAGCTTTTGATTTTCATAAAGGGCACTCCTGAGGAGCCTCAGTGCCAGTACAGCGCCAAG TTGATTGGAATCTTGAATAACTACAAGCTGAATGACTACGCATACATCAATGTCTTTTCTCACGAGGCTCTGAGGAGGTGTGTGAAGAAGATTAGTGACTGGCCAACATTTCCTCAAGTATACGTAAATGGGCGACTAATTGGTGGCTCCGACATTGTAGAAGAGCTTCACTCCACTGGTGAGCTCAAGAAGCTCTTTGAGAGCGGCGAGTAA
- a CDS encoding 40S ribosomal protein L7Ae, putative (encoded by transcript BEWA_004470A), translated as MTKSEDVCADSEESHYVSPVAKPQLAGKVLIRSLKLVKKALTLEKLAKQQKLEKGQGDLVLTRLVKRGVQDVTKSLRKGSTGIVLMACDVHPVDVLAHVPILCEELSVAYAYVTSKRVLSDICQSKRPTCVVLIVKPSNDFSNRIKNLAPGQEEKVDYSQLFEKVDGSIRKHHPYL; from the coding sequence ATGACCAAATCGGAGGACGTTTGCGCAGATTCCGAGGAATCGCATTATGTATCTCCAGTAGCAAAGCCACAATTGGCAGGAAAGGTGCTGATAAGGTCACTCAAGTTGGTAAAGAAAGCCTTGACGCTGGAAAAATTGGCAAAGCAGCAAAAGCTAGAAAAAGGTCAGGGAGACTTGGTGTTGACCAGATTAGTGAAGAGAGGGGTTCAAGACGTGACAAAATCCCTAAGGAAGGGGTCCACTGGAATTGTTTTAATGGCCTGTGATGTACATCCAGTTGATGTCCTAGCCCATGTACCAATTTTGTGCGAGGAACTCTCGGTAGCCTATGCTTACGTAACCTCTAAAAGGGTACTATCGGATATTTGCCAGTCAAAAAGACCAACTTGTGTAGTTTTGATTGTAAAGCCCTCGAATGACTTCTCCAACAGAATCAAGAATCTAGCTCCTGgtcaagaagaaaaggtgGATTACTCCCAGctctttgaaaaggtcgATGGGAGTATCAGGAAACATCATCCGTACTTGtaa
- a CDS encoding signal peptide-containing protein (encoded by transcript BEWA_004480A), translating to MKSFILFIVSILIQRACTSPYKPRFPIDFDLADELPDTIRMIKSTSHPEARYYTVKRSLTGYYRLGDVKNAGEMVCPGNPNDMDRFLLVVDLTNKIRYLRIVCKIKKRGRNQRKILEFITSPEGTNKFRPVSRTSFCLNLPAQGNTSIIQVDDDVKAMVKRYSVRPEMKYRFIIGVVKYGRKVITCRDQNLIERQIIYDYSEKPLITIISIYGDGDCGVEKYTYRKEDDRFVINDRKYTPVFLKPQDESVVVDNPDSKPEEKPAEKESDGEKPSTSADDSGTASADTDTATEATSDESGELAAGASPISGYEWLLELEDGATLVKEGKECMSIFSELEEMSGLENFNKDEMESRMADNSNVFEYFNE from the exons ATGAAATCTTTTATTCTATTCATCGTATCTATTCTCATTCAACGTGCATGCACGTCGCCTTACAAGCCTAGATTTCCAATAGACTTTGATCTTGCCGATGAGCTCCCAGATACTATTCGGATGATTAAATCCACATCTCACCCTGAAGCTCGTTACTACACTGTTAAAAGAAGTCTTACAGGCTACTATAGACTCGGAGATGTCAAAAATGCAG GTGAAATGGTCTGCCCTGGGAATCCCAACGATATGGATAGGTTTCTTCTTGTTGTAGATCTTACCAATAAAATAAGATACCTCAGAATCGTTTGCAAGATTAAAAAGCGTGGCCGTAACCAGAGGAAGATTTTAGAATTCATAACTAGTCCTGAAGGTACTAATAAATTCCGCCCAGTGTCTCGGACATCCTTTTGCCTAAATTTACCCGCGCAAGGCAATACAAGTATCATACAAGTGGACGACGATGTTAAAGCCATGGTTAAGAGGTATAGTGTGAGACCTGAAATGAAGTATCGATTTATTATTGGCGTGGTCAAATACGGTCGTAAGGTTATTACCTGTCGAGACCAAAACTTAATAGAGAGGCAGATAATCTACGATTATTCGGAGAAACCCCTAATAACaatcatttccatatatGGAGATGGGGACTGTGGAGTGGAAAAGTATACCTACAGAAAGGAAGATGACAGATTTGTCATTAATGATAGAAAGTATACACCAGTATTTCTAAAGCCCCAAGATGAAAGTGTAGTCGTAGACAACCCTGATTCCAAACCTGAAGAGAAACCTGCAGAAAAGGAAagtgatggagaaaagCCATCTACATCAGCTGATGATAGTGGTACTGCCAGTGCTGATACTGACACTGCTACAGAAGCTACATCAGATGAGAGTGGGGAATTAGCGGCTGGTGCATCTCCAATTAGTGGCTATGAATGGCTATTGGAACTGGAAGATGGTGCAACATTGGTAAAAGAAGGGAAGGAATGCATGTCTATATTCTCAGAACTTGAGGAGATGTCCGGTCTGGAAAACTTTAATAAAGACGAAATGGAGTCGAGGATGGCAGATAATAGCAATGTTTTTGAGTACTTTAATGAATAG
- a CDS encoding ran binding protein, putative (encoded by transcript BEWA_004490A), with amino-acid sequence MSPESCCPLAKDANTKIACELAAGEAAKKAHEGCPVADKSCCLKKEEVSETCCLKKEESCPVKEGTCPGAAKTDAPEGDSAKEAGAAGQDEEASPEEEVVEGNWKARKVEVSEIKVETGEEDEDIFWTQRSKLYRWATDTDGTGVWKERGLGDSKLLKHRTSGKIRFLLRQEKTFKVVANHYVLESDGLCKLTPNVGSDKIWVWTAHNTLEDENKVEQLALKFATLDQAKTFKEKFEEAAAVNKELFKK; translated from the exons ATGAGTCCAGAATCTTGCTGTCCACTGGCAAAGGATGCCAATACAAAGATCGCCTGCGAACTTGCAGCTGGAGAAGCCGCCAAGAAGGCCCATGAAGGCTGTCCTGTCGCCGACAAAAGCTGTTGTCTcaagaaagaagaagttaGTGAAACCTGCTGTCTGAAAAAGGAGGAATCTTGCCCCGTAAAGGAGGGAACCTGCCCTGGAGCTGCCAAGACAGACGCACCTGAAGGAGACTCTGCCAAGGAAGCTGGCGCCGCAGGCCAAGACGAAGAAGCTTCCCCCGAAGAGGAAGTTGTTGAGGGCAACTGGAAGGCCAGGAAG GTTGAGGTTAGCGAGATCAAGGTTGAGACTGGAGAAGAGGACGAGGACATATTCTGGACTCAGCGCTCCAAGCTTTACAGATGGGCAACCGATACCGATGGTACAGGAGTATGGAAAGAGAGAGGACTCGGTGACTCCAAGTTGCTCAAGCACAGGACTAGCGGAAAGATTAGGTTCTTGTTGCGTCAGGAAAAGACATTCAAGGTTGTTGCCAATCACTATGTGCTAGAGTCTGATGGGTTGTGCAAGCTCACACCAAATGTTGGAAGCGACAAGATCTGGGTATGGACTGCTCACAATACTCTGGAAGATGAAAACAAGGTTGAACAGTTGGCGTTGAAATTCGCCACCTTGGACCAGGCAAAGACGTTTAaagaaaagtttgaagaAGCTGCAGCAGTGAATAAGGAATTATTCAAGAAATGA
- a CDS encoding hypothetical protein (encoded by transcript BEWA_004500A), translated as MARTFISALIFLFCGKLMANKTGPPNFARRATGVTLDINSPDLSIFETFNLKPHNIETPSYTAKPGYFIEKVVEGDTTICECFPKGAFIKVTRCYRKDLFDIIHVYTIDLNGTKNAQYFYKGGNQWISIGEEEFYDHFNALSIINHDFDKKTFKLDEGKSDWNFYINESPKSLFAVYGTRSTTRVSEIKTKSRGGTTIWKKKKDEWCTKLTLYPREGDHKLLWIVTKDPYENENILYYSKMSGSWKSVDKNGYLEDLAKAGFDRSTFDDRVTLDISNVDDQLFFIDKYQVDIIVENRHHVLPGFRINKVVQGKDIIWESSDDRFSIHFSFHGIGDDTSLGALFTTNTKKEHKIIYLRKLNGKWVTITKDEYEDILAGRNNPIYTHKGDGKIIMSSFKNRQGLRIATYASRVEDAKADILLVHGARSHLTSDFLTFNMDWNYERYGFEIFPYCSIFDEPVTVKKVSNAERYRSYFEYKTLEGMNPLDIVRRSQYKGTFIEALNRLGYNVYCHDHQSHGFSEAKTKHKCHAEKFMDYVFDVIQFVSIMRRGKFGYPNEKWDEKVVFKSHETNRKIILMGYSMGGNMVIRAVQKFYKETKNPNAKFVDGLIGLSAMLNVDPYLDVWYKKAARPFEEAIAWMDPKSKSPYQYPYDIALHFERFADYHTDPLYYSDRYTRNMAMSPFSACRRAMKDHRKQFYPKDLPTLFIHTIDDNHCDVKGPRKMVNKRLKESKVAKLVEWKGCGHHMVAIQIVPILAPLLDRWLNGHFSETVNMKRPLQVPSSVKEDSAVVVQSSFRNVAPK; from the coding sequence ATGGCGAGGACGTTTATCTCGGCCCTGATTTTTCTCTTTTGTGGGAAATTGATGGCCAATAAAACCGGTCCACCAAATTTTGCGCGAAGGGCCACTGGAGTTACTCTGGACATAAATAGCCCGGACCTTTCCATCTTTGAAACGTTTAATCTAAAGCCACATAATATAGAGACACCATCATATACAGCAAAACCTGGttattttatagaaaaggTGGTAGAAGGAGATACCACCATCTGCGAATGTtttccaaagggagcatTCATCAAAGTCACACGATGCTATAGAAAAGACCTATTTGACATTATCCATGTATATActatagatttaaatgGGACAAAGAATGCCCAGTATTTTTATAAGGGTGGTAACCAGTGGATATCCATaggtgaagaagaattttatgaCCACTTTAATGCACTCTCGATCATTAATCATGATTTTGACAAGAAGACCTTCAAACTTGATGAAGGAAAAAGCGACTGGAActtttatataaatgagTCTCCCAAGTCCCTCTTTGCAGTTTATGGAACCAGAAGTACGACTAGGGTATCAGAAATTAAGACCAAAAGCCGTGGTGGTACCAcaatatggaagaaaaagaaggaTGAGTGGTGTACCAAACTCACTCTTTATCCCAGAGAGGGAGATCATAAACTCCTCTGGATAGTCACCAAGGACCCAtatgagaatgagaatatcctctactactccaaGATGAGTGGGTCATGGAAGTCTGTTGACAAGAATGGGTATCTGGAAGACTTAGCCAAGGCTGGATTTGACAGGTCAACCTTCGATGATAGGGTTACTCTGGACATATCCAACGTTGACGAccaactcttcttcattgacAAATACCAAGTTGACATTATAGTAGAAAACAGACACCACGTCCTTCCGGGATTTAGAATTAACAAGGTAGTTCAGGGTAAGGATATCATCTGGGAGTCTTCAGATGACAGATTCTCTATCCACTTTAGTTTCCATGGTATAGGTGATGACACCTCACTTGGTGCTCTATTTACCACGAATACCAAGAAGGAGCACAAGATCATTTACCTCAGAAAATTGAATGGAAAGTGGGTGACTATCACCAAGGATGAATACGAGGACATTTTGGCCGGTAGGAATAATCCAATTTACACTCACAAGGGTGACGGAAAAATCATAATGAGcagttttaagaatagGCAAGGTCTACGGATTGCAACATATGCCTCCAGAGTTGAAGATGCCAAAGCagacattcttcttgtccATGGAGCTCGTTCACATCTCACGTCAGACTTTCTCACATTTAACATGGACTGGAACTATGAGCGTTATGGCTTCGAGATATTCCCCTATTGCagtatttttgatgaacCAGTAACTGTCAAGAAGGTATCAAATGCAGAACGCTACAGATCCTACTTTGAGTACAAGACCCTAGAAGGAATGAACCCGCTAGACATTGTTCGCAGGTCTCAGTATAAGGGCACATTCATAGAGGCTCTTAATAGGCTTGGTTACAATGTCTACTGCCATGACCATCAATCACATGGGTTCTCCGAGGCAAAGACTAAACATAAATGCCATGCTGAGAAATTCATGGATTATGTATTTGATGTAATTCAGTTTGTAAGTATAATGAGGAGGggtaaatttggatatCCTAATGAAAAGTGGGATGAGAAGGTAGTCTTCAAGAGTCATGAGACGAATAGAAAGATCATACTCATGGGTTATTCAATGGGAGGAAATATGGTGATAAGAGCTgtgcaaaagttttacaaggagACAAAGAATCCcaatgcaaaatttgtggatGGTCTAATTGGTCTTTCTGCCATGCTTAATGTTGATCCATACTTGGATGTGTGGTACAAAAAAGCAGCAAGACCATTTGAAGAGGCTATCGCATGGATGGATCCAAAATCAAAGAGTCCGTATCAATATCCATATGACATTGCTCTCCACTTTGAAAGATTTGCCGATTATCATACTGACCCACTTTATTATAGTGATCGATACACTAGAAATATGGCGATGTCTCCTTTTAGTGCATGCAGAAGGGCTATGAAAGATCATAGGAAACAGTTTTATCCCAAAGATTTACCAACACTATTTATCCATACTATTGATGATAACCACTGTGACGTAAAGGgtccaaggaagatggtTAATAAGAGACTGAAGGAAAGTAAGGTTGCAAAACTCGTAGAATGGAAGGGATGTGGACATCATATGGTTGCCATTCAGATTGTCCCTATTTTGGCACCATTGTTGGACCGGTGGCTAAATGGACACTTTTCAGAAACGGTGAATATGAAGAGACCATTACAGGTTCCCTCTAGTGTTAAAGAGGACTCAGCAGTGGTTGTTCAGAGTAGCTTCCGTAATGTTGCACCTAAATAA
- a CDS encoding CPSF A subunit region domain-containing protein (encoded by transcript BEWA_004510A) — MPVLYHLTLKRPTGITQAVQGSFSAPKAQEIVVARSHILELLSPDSNGKLQSICVCDVFGIVRTMSTFCLTGTQRDYLVVGSDSGRLVVLEFCAVSRSFKRIHCETFGKTGIRRIVPGQYLAVDPKGRAVIIGAVERQKFVYILNRDAKANLTISSPLEAHKSHSICFDLVGLDVGFENPVFASIEQSYEAVDALQIDLDEELTDDALRKGVSFWELDLGLNHVVKKVTLPIDLSAHLLIPVPGGDGPGGVVVCCENFLVYKNVEHAEVACAYPRRLEMPQEKSLIIVAYAVHRMKDFFFILIQSEFGDVYKVELTYEEGVVKEIVCRYFDTVPVSVSLCILRSGYLFVASEFGNHHLYQFTGLGTDERDPLCTSLHPHGRSAIIAFKPRALQNLQLVDELSSLSAITDMKVADIQGLGQHQIFLGCGRGSRSSLRVLRYGIAIEGLASSELPGRPKSVWTVRSSFESAYDGFIIVGFEGNTLVLSVGEAVEEVTDSCFLTSITTLHVALMGDGSFIQVHDAGIRHVYDQRVKEWRAPSSKRVKVAASNDRQVILGLSGGDVIYFEIDDSGNLVEYAKKSLSVEISCLDLQPTPKGRILANFMAIGTLDNSVRVLTLDKSLKVVSTQILSNNSTPESVCISEFAVGDSSLVYLHVGLNTGVMLRSTVDPISGALSDQESRFLGGRAVKFRRVSLGSSFAIVALSDKPWLIYTHRGILLVSPINVGTLESADSLISPICPDGFVAVSGNTLRIFRCTSLGETFAESQLPLTYTPRKLVLMPSEAPSVGSLNYMLAIVESDHARYNEDQSLEIKNVHAGIELPSDYCESLDYTDFKAEPGKWGSCLRIVNPLTLETVAKLLFETDEAAMCAQVVVLDGIQCLVVGTAIGMNLKGDPDSVSGYLRVYAYGANYEIRLLHATPITGVPRALAGYEGKLICALGSRLRLYALGKRQLLLKAEHRTCTDHGFIWISVCGSRIFAGDIREGFQLLRLRFYAEDAAEFEWIGHSTGPRWLSCCEQLDYHTVIGGDKFDSLFIARVPQEEFTKATQFENHAQFHLGDLPTAISKVSFNNMSQPIVIYSTILGSIGAFIPYANKDELDLMQHLEMIMANEHPPLCGREHAFFRSYYYPVQNIVDGDLCEQVKTLPEAVQRKIATQLDTNVHTLLRKVDDVRNRIL; from the exons ATGCCAGTTTTATATCACTTGACGTTAAAGAGACCAACCGGAATAACTCAAGCGGTTCAGGGCAGTTTTTCAGCTCCAAAAGCTCAGGAAATTGTGGTTGCACGTTCTCACATCCTAGAACTTTTATCTCCAGATAGCAATGGGAAGCTCCAGAGCATTTGCGTCTGTGATGTCTTTGGGATCGTCCGGACCATGTCCACTTTTTGTCTCACTGGAACTCAACGCGACTATCTAGTCGTTGGATCTGACAGTGGAAGACTCGTTGTACTCGAATTTTGCGCAGTCAGCCGCTCATTTAAACGCATTCACTGTGAAACATTTGGTAAAACTG GAATAAGAAGAATAGTTCCAGGTCAATACTTGGCGGTGGATCCCAAGGGAAGAGCAGTGATTATTGGAGCTGTCGAGCGtcaaaagtttgtttaCATTCTCAACCGCGATGCCAAGGCAAATTTGACGATAAGTTCGCCTCTAGAGGCCCACAAGAGCCACTCTATTTGCTTTGATCTAGTGGGACTAGATGTGGGATTTGAGAATCCTGTTTTTGCATCCATTGAGCAGAGTTACGAGGCTGTAGATGCCCTCCAAATTGACTTGGATGAGGAGCTTACAGATGATGCACTACGCAAGGGTGTTAGTTTCTGGGAGCTGGATCTCGGTCTTAACCATGTCGTAAAAAAGGTTACGTTGCCAATTGATTTGTCCGCACATTTGCTTATACCGGTGCCAGGAGGAGATGGACCCGGAGGAGTTGTCGTCTGCTGCGAAAACTTTTTAGTCTACAAGAATGTAGAGCACGCAGAAGTCGCTTGTGCGTATCCTAGGAGACTTGAAATGCCGCAGGAAAAGTCTCTGATTATCGTAGCCTATGCAGTGCATAGGATGAAGGATTTCTTTTTTATCCTCATACAGTCTGAATTTGGAGATGTTTACAAGGTTGAACTAACATATGAGGAAGGTGTTGTAAAGGAAATTGTTTGCCGCTACTTTGATACAGTCCCAGTTAGTGTATCTCTTTGTATTTTAAGGTCGGGTTATCTCTTTGTAGCATCAGAATTTGGAAACCACCACCTGTACCAGTTTACAGGTCTAGGTACAGATGAACGTGATCCTCTATGCACTTCCCTACATCCTCACGGCCGTTCAGCTATCATTGCCTTTAAGCCGCGCGCCCTGCAAAATCTCCAGCTGGTTGATGAACTCAGTTCCCTGTCAGCAATAACCGATATGAAGGTGGCAGATATACAGGGGTTGGGGCAACATCAAATCTTCCTAGGGTGTGGAAGGGGATCTAGAAGCTCCCTAAGAGTTTTAAGGTACGGAATTGCAATTGAAGGATTAGCATCCAGTGAACTTCCTGGCAGACCAAAATCTGTATGGACTGTGAGGTCTAGTTTTGAGAGTGCATATGATGGCTTCATCATTGTTGGTTTTGAGGGTAACACTTTAGTTCTTTCGGTTGGTGAGGCAGTTGAAGAAGTTACAGATTCTTGTTTCTTGACCTCTATAACTACTCTCCATGTGGCACTAATGGGTGATGGTTCATTCATCCAAGTTCATGATGCCGGTATTAGACATGTTTATGACCAGCGTGTCAAGGAATGGCGTGCTCCAAGCAGTAAGAGAGTAAAAGTGGCAGCCTCTAATGATAGACAAGTAATTCTAGGTCTATCTGGAGGTGATGTCatatattttgaaattgaTGATTCTGGCAATTTGGTAGAGTATGCCAAAAAAAGCTTGTCTGTAGAAATTTCGTGTTTGGATCTACAACCTACTCCAAAGGGTAGGATTCTCGCGAACTTTATGGCTATTGGTACGCTTGACAACTCTGTGAGAGTGCTCACACTTGATAAGAGCCTAAAGGTTGTATCTACTCAAATCTTGAGCAACAATTCGACTCCAGAGTCTGTTTGTATCTCAGAATTTGCTGTTGGAGATTCATCTCTTGTTTATCTACATGTTGGACTAAATACTGGTGTGATGTTGAGATCCACCGTTGATCCAATTTCTGGTGCTTTAAGCGATCAAGAGAGTAGGTTTTTGGGTGGAAGGGCTGTAAAGTTCAGACGAGTCTCTTTGGGATCTTCGTTTGCAATTGTTGCCCTTTCTGATAAACCTTGGTTAATTTATACTCACAGGGGGATCTTGCTTGTTTCTCCCATAAATGTAGGCACACTAGAAAGTGCGGATAGTCTTATATCACCAATTTGCCCAGATGGATTTGTTGCAGTTTCAGGGAATACTCTGAGAATTTTCAGGTGTACAAGTCTGGGTGAAACTTTTGCGGAATCGCAACTCCCACTCACATATACACCAAGGAAATTGGTTCTTATGCCATCTGAGGCTCCCTCCGTGGGCTCATTGAATTACATGCTTGCGATCGTAGAGAGTGATCATGCAAGATACAACGAAGACCAATCGCtagaaattaaaaatgtgCATGCTGGTATCGAGCTTCCCAGTGACTACTGCGAAAGCTTAGACTATACTGACTTTAAGGCAGAGCCTGGTAAATGGGGATCATGTTTGAGAATTGTCAATCCACTAACATTGGAGACAGTTGCAAAATTGCTATTTGAAACTGATGAGGCTGCCATGTGCGCCCAAGTTGTAGTTCTGGATGGTATTCAGTGTCTTGTTGTTGGTACTGCCATTGGCATGAATCTAAAAGGAGATCCTGACTCTGTATCTGGCTATCTTCGCGTTTACGCCTACGGGGCAAACTATGAGATTAGACTGTTGCATGCAACACCAATCACTGGTGTACCGAGAGCCCTTGCAGGATATGAAGGAAAGCTTATTTGTGCTCTTGGTTCACGCCTGAGACTATATGCACTTGGCAAACGCCAACTTTTGTTGAAGGCCGAACACAGAACATGTACAGATCATGGATTCATTTGGATTTCTGTATGTGGAAGCAGAATATTCGCTGGTGATATTAGAGAGGGATTCCAACTCCTCAGGCTCAGGTTTTATGCAGAAGATGCTGCAGAATTTGAGTGGATTGGTCATTCCACCGGTCCCAGATGGTTATCATGCTGTGAACAGCTAGACTATCATACTGTCATTGGTGGTGACAAGTTTGACAGTTTATTTATCGCTAGAGTGCCACAAGAAGAGTTTACAAAGGCTACTCAATTTGAAAATCACGCCCAATTCCACCTTGGAGATCTTCCAACTGCAATCTCCAAGGTATCCTTCAACAATATGTCGCAACCAATTGTTATTTACTCCACAATCCTTGGTTCAATTGGAGCATTTATACCATATGCAAACAAGGATGAGTTGGATTTAATGCaacatttggaaatgatCATGGCAAATGAACACCCACCACTCTGTGGAAGAGAACACGCGTTCTTTAGAAGCTACTATTATCCAGTTCAAAATATCGTAGACGGAGACCTTTGCGAACAGGTAAAGACGTTGCCAGAAGCTGTACAGCGAAAGATTGCAACACAACTCGACACTAATGTTCACACATTACTCAGAAAGGTTGATGATGTGAGAAACAGaatcttgtaa